ACCTGCACACCATCCAGCGCTCGTCCGCCACGCTGTTCCAGCTGATCAGCGATGTGTTGGATGTGTCGAAAATCGAGTCCGGGCAAATGGCGATCGAGGCCGTGGAATTCTGCCCGCTGGACATGCTCGAAGACACCCTGCACACCTACGCCGCCTTCGCCCAGCGCAAGGGCCTGCAACTCTACAGTTGCATCGACCCGCAGCTGCCGGACAGCGTCATGGGCGACCCGCTGCGTATCCGCCAGATCTTGAACAACCTGGTGAGCAATGCGATCAAGTTCACCGACATCGGCCGCGTGGTGATCCGTGCCAGGGTGCGCGCGCACGACGCTGAGCAGGTGGAGCTGGAATGGCAGGTGACCGACTCCGGCGTGGGCATCGCGCAGGCACAGCAGGCCAAACTGTTCGATCTCTTTTACCAGGCTCCGGACACCGCAGGTGAAGGCGGTGCGGGCTTGGGGCTGCCCATCTGCCGGTGGCTGGCGCAGATGATGGACGGCCAGATCAAGGTCGTCAGCGAGCCCGGACTGGGCAGCAGCTTTACCTTGAAAATCCGCTTGCCGGTGTGTGCCGCTGCGCTGACGAATCTGCCCCTGGTGGAACCCAGCACGACGCCGGTGTATGTGCAGGCGCCGGTGCGTGAATTGGCGCAATCGATGTGCGACTGGCTCAACCGCTTGGGCATTGCAGCCGCCGTGGCTGCGCCGACCCAGGAACCGGTGGCCCATTGCGCCGTGCTGGTGGATATGTTGCCCGATCAACCTGCGCGACCCTGGATCGGCCAACGCGTCATCTGCCTGCCGGGCGCCCACAGCCCACCCTTGCCGACTGAGCAGGGATGGGTGGTCGACATGCACGATGTGCGGGCCATTGCCGCCACCGTATCCCTGGCGCAGCACGGCAAGCACGAACCACCACCGGCGGCCCAGCCACAGAGCGCCGGACGCTTGGGGCTGCGCATCCTTGTGGCCGAAGACAACCCGATCAACCAGGCCATCATCAAGGAGCAACTGGAAGCACTCGGCTGCTCGGTGAGCCTGGCCTCGAACGGCGAACAGGCCTTGCATCTGTGGCAACCGCAGGCCTTCGACCTGGTGCTGACCGACGTGAACATGCCCTTGATGAACGGCTACGAACTCGCCAGGACCCTGCGCGAACACGCGCCCCGCTTGCCGATCATCGGCGTCACGGCCAATGCCATGCGCGAAGAAGGCGTGCGCTGCCTGGCTGTCGGCATGAATGCCTGGCTGGTCAAGCCCCTGAGCCTGCAAACCCTGCGCGCGCAGTTGATCAAGCTGTGCAAGGTAGCACCGCCCACCGAAACCTTTGACGACACCGTGCACCTCTCGGACAAGATGCGCCCGCTGTTTATCAGCAGTGTGCAACAGGACCTGCTGCATATTGGCGAAGCGCTGGAACAGCGCGATGCCCACCGCCTCGGCCAACGCCTGCATTCAGTCGCCGGTGCCCTGGGCGCGGTGCAGGCCAACAGCCTGGCCCAGGCCTGTATCGAACTGGAAAGCGCACTTAACCGTGGCAGCCTCGACACTGCGCTGACGCTCAAGGTGAAGACGGTCATGCAACGCCTCTCGGCCGTCCTGGATACGCTCCAGCCCGGGCCCACTCCCCTCACTTGAACTGGCACTACGGACGGCCCCTTATGAAAACATTCAACGTGGTTATCGCGGACGATCACCCGATCGTGCTGCTCGGGGTGCGCGAACTGGTAGAGCGCGACACGCGCTTCCAGGTCGTGGGCGAAGCCGTCTGTTCGGCCGGCCCTGATCGAGTTGCTGCAGCGCCAGGGTGCCGACATCGTGATCACCGACTACAACATGCCGGGCGACTCGCCCTACGGCGATGGCCTGAAGCTGGTGGAGTACCTGAAACGGCATTTCCCACAGGTGCAGATCCTGATCCTGACGATGATCTCCAACCACCTGATCCTCACCCGTCTGCAGGAACTGGGGGTGGTCGGCATCATCCAGAAAAGCCAGCTGCACACCGAGATCCAGCTGGCACTCAAGGCCATCGCCCAGCAAAGCGCCTATCGCAGCCTGGAACCGCCCAAGACGTCGGTGATCGAGACCCTCACCGCCATCGACGAACGCTTCTCGACGTTGTCACCCAAGGAGTTCGAAATCCTGCGTTTGTTTATCTCGGGCATGAGTGTCAGTGATATTGCGCGCAGCCAGAACCGAAGTTCCAAGACCATCAGCGCACAAAAAATATCGGCCATGCGCAAACTTGAAGTCAGCAGCGATCAAGACCTTCTGGCGTATTGCCTGGCGCGCAACATCTTCAACTAAGCAATCACTTTAAAGCCATTCAAGGACAATGGCTTCCCCCTTTATCTACTGGCCTTGACCTTTCCATAAGTGCAACTAACCCTGCCTCTTCGGCGCTTATAAGAATCGTCTTATTTGCCCGCCCGCCCTCGCCTCTTACTATTTCCCGGCAGTTCAGAAACCGCACTTTCCAACTCACACTTATGGACATCATCATGAAGAAGTTCTCCCTGGCTGTTATCACTTCGGCCATTCTTTGCGCCTCCGGCAGCGCATTCGCCGAAGAGCCGGTTGTACCGAAGCCAACCCTCGGCGGCAGCGGCAAAATCACCTTCACCGGCGTGATCAACAACGACGCTTGCTCGGTGGACGGCGCCAACTCCGACCGCACCATTTCGGTAGACATGGGCAACGTCTCGATCAAGGACATGGGCACTGCCGAGAACCCAACTGCCGGCCGTGTGACCGCCAAAGACTTCAACCTGAACGTCAACTGCAACCAGGGCACCA
The genomic region above belongs to Pseudomonas azotoformans and contains:
- a CDS encoding hybrid sensor histidine kinase/response regulator, producing MKHNNAILEAFTRSSLRLNKGLMLMFGVALLLALTNYWSLQRGVDIRYGAMRFHFARLMENLAQQEAFLKNLAHPGIQAELLRATNVQVSLKSRMVDTRRTLYEGQKYSFSVPFSVAFDEQRVGVSARPRIFALGAHLTSYYSAFWSSSPYGAPQTFVFNRQANYAIDIPAVDSPPGRVNAVQEALAQTPPGLEPERVYWQAGPAPEHLLAYMGIALDGPDSAVVGTLLDLAQADDVQRALERSAFDRITLIAPDGHRLIGPEVVGAPLSDGVHFTSNGFEFKISQTGDQPWSAIYGLSYARYFHYAVWPLSSLALFLGSLLALGWAGSRWYRRQVIAPARLAHEHIAESVAFSRVIIDTAPTGLCVVRRSDGEVLIENQRAQQWPGTARLVAAMAGAHDSAESGETHLEIEGRHLQIGFVSTRYQAQDVRLYAFNDITRHIEDASALEDARRVADAANEAKTLFLATMSHEIRTPLYGVLGTLELLGLTDLDPHQKTYLHTIQRSSATLFQLISDVLDVSKIESGQMAIEAVEFCPLDMLEDTLHTYAAFAQRKGLQLYSCIDPQLPDSVMGDPLRIRQILNNLVSNAIKFTDIGRVVIRARVRAHDAEQVELEWQVTDSGVGIAQAQQAKLFDLFYQAPDTAGEGGAGLGLPICRWLAQMMDGQIKVVSEPGLGSSFTLKIRLPVCAAALTNLPLVEPSTTPVYVQAPVRELAQSMCDWLNRLGIAAAVAAPTQEPVAHCAVLVDMLPDQPARPWIGQRVICLPGAHSPPLPTEQGWVVDMHDVRAIAATVSLAQHGKHEPPPAAQPQSAGRLGLRILVAEDNPINQAIIKEQLEALGCSVSLASNGEQALHLWQPQAFDLVLTDVNMPLMNGYELARTLREHAPRLPIIGVTANAMREEGVRCLAVGMNAWLVKPLSLQTLRAQLIKLCKVAPPTETFDDTVHLSDKMRPLFISSVQQDLLHIGEALEQRDAHRLGQRLHSVAGALGAVQANSLAQACIELESALNRGSLDTALTLKVKTVMQRLSAVLDTLQPGPTPLT